From Leptospira fletcheri, a single genomic window includes:
- a CDS encoding FtsX-like permease family protein produces MNLYLLFLFEYFRTHVPRVIFALLGISLGVGLFLSTSANALKAENSLVDFALGYFKGEYKLKLGPSQAGERIPWDTLSKIFSDSELRKITKILPRTQREAIASGNLRIVYLAMDLLKEVPGDLATKDMGKDRSPSDTTFVSQAVWNRYRGKPFQLSIDGKNREIKEYVPIRSDGGYLVFEDFSLASSWIESDKGPDYLLLRCQENEVESLKNVLTRNLGGKYQVETSREIREKSENALRSFQLNLLVISFISLLIAFFMVSNTMSGLYLSREKELGILRTLGLDHRKAVLLFLSQSLILGIVGSFLGLALGTFFAGLDFFRPESTLVDREFLSTYESISWKDYATALTLGILGSVFSALLPSLRAGSVPPLSILRESERNGNSFNRKKFAIAGTVLFLISFGISNLPSPWKLPVPGLLGIGGIVIGITLMFPYGIKVITSKSVLMLEKGDRVFPFLKIGLEELKENPGRNTLTSATVMLSVSLVLCLTVLTDSYKRSLNDWVDSEYPSDITIINNRYFHSGIHGGVPKDLLPKIADLRITSYLDGFLVNTRFETDQGVFTVHAYDFKAYANTGERPEKSVKGETDVLISSNMAYLHGLKIGDALVSGTPQGPKKFVVKGIKEHFFSERGTVMMDIDSYEKLFGVRSLNSIKLFLKSEYRSEKGLEIATESLRKLFSSDPRYSDLALLDSKQLRSLYLYEVNKVFRVLDSLKVTALLITLISLLSSLVQNLYDKQRILGLLKYLGASSAQLASILRSEAIFLTVFGVLSGILVSLMISPIILYVINRNAFGWTLTFTFHFWMPALIFCLAPLLGWLASFYPLLLLRRLHFKLSPE; encoded by the coding sequence GTGAATCTATACCTACTGTTTTTATTCGAATATTTCCGGACCCATGTTCCGAGAGTGATCTTTGCCTTACTGGGAATTTCTCTGGGAGTGGGATTGTTTCTCTCCACCTCCGCCAACGCACTTAAAGCGGAAAACTCTTTGGTGGATTTTGCATTAGGTTATTTTAAAGGAGAATACAAACTGAAACTGGGGCCTTCCCAAGCGGGGGAGCGGATCCCCTGGGATACCCTTTCCAAAATCTTTTCCGACTCGGAACTCCGGAAGATTACGAAGATTCTTCCCCGCACCCAAAGAGAGGCGATCGCTTCGGGCAATCTTAGAATCGTCTATTTGGCGATGGATCTGTTAAAGGAAGTTCCCGGCGATCTCGCTACGAAAGACATGGGGAAAGATCGCTCTCCCTCGGATACCACGTTCGTATCCCAAGCGGTTTGGAATCGATACCGAGGAAAACCCTTCCAGCTCTCCATCGACGGAAAAAACCGGGAAATCAAGGAATACGTACCTATCCGATCCGACGGAGGATATCTTGTCTTTGAGGACTTCTCACTCGCTTCTTCTTGGATCGAATCCGACAAAGGACCCGATTACCTGCTTTTGCGCTGTCAGGAAAACGAAGTGGAATCTCTGAAGAATGTCCTGACCAGGAACCTAGGCGGTAAGTACCAGGTGGAAACCTCCCGGGAAATTCGGGAGAAATCCGAAAACGCGCTGCGCTCCTTCCAATTGAATCTATTAGTGATCTCTTTCATCTCCCTTCTGATCGCATTCTTCATGGTTTCGAATACCATGTCGGGCCTCTACCTGAGTAGGGAGAAGGAGTTGGGAATTCTCAGGACCCTAGGATTGGACCACCGCAAAGCGGTCCTTCTCTTCCTGAGCCAATCTCTGATATTGGGAATCGTCGGAAGCTTTTTGGGACTAGCGCTCGGAACCTTCTTCGCAGGATTGGATTTTTTTCGGCCGGAATCCACCTTAGTGGACCGGGAATTTCTCTCCACGTACGAAAGCATTTCTTGGAAGGATTACGCTACCGCCTTAACCCTAGGAATTCTAGGTTCCGTTTTTTCAGCGCTCCTTCCTTCTCTTCGTGCGGGAAGTGTACCTCCCCTTTCGATCCTACGCGAATCCGAGAGAAACGGAAATTCGTTTAACCGAAAAAAATTCGCGATCGCAGGAACGGTTCTATTTCTGATTTCATTCGGAATTTCTAATCTCCCTTCCCCCTGGAAACTTCCGGTACCGGGATTGCTCGGCATAGGAGGGATCGTGATAGGGATCACCCTCATGTTTCCGTACGGGATCAAAGTGATCACCTCCAAGTCGGTTCTGATGCTCGAAAAAGGAGACAGGGTCTTTCCGTTTCTGAAAATCGGCCTGGAAGAATTGAAGGAAAACCCGGGGAGGAATACCCTCACATCTGCGACCGTAATGCTCTCCGTATCTCTGGTATTATGCCTTACCGTCCTTACCGACAGTTACAAACGATCCTTGAACGATTGGGTGGACTCCGAATATCCGTCGGATATCACGATTATCAACAATCGTTATTTTCATTCGGGGATCCACGGAGGCGTCCCCAAAGATCTGCTCCCGAAAATAGCGGATCTAAGGATCACCTCCTATCTTGACGGCTTTCTGGTGAACACGAGATTCGAAACGGACCAAGGAGTATTTACGGTCCACGCCTACGACTTCAAGGCGTACGCGAATACCGGAGAGAGACCCGAAAAATCCGTAAAGGGAGAAACCGACGTCCTGATTTCCTCCAATATGGCCTATCTTCACGGATTGAAGATAGGAGATGCTCTCGTTTCCGGAACTCCCCAGGGTCCCAAGAAATTCGTCGTCAAGGGCATCAAGGAGCACTTCTTTTCCGAACGCGGCACGGTGATGATGGACATAGACTCCTATGAAAAATTATTCGGAGTACGATCTCTAAATTCCATCAAATTGTTTCTTAAAAGCGAATATAGATCGGAGAAAGGCCTGGAAATCGCGACCGAGTCCTTACGGAAACTCTTCTCATCGGATCCTAGATATTCGGACCTTGCGCTTTTGGATTCCAAGCAATTGCGTTCTTTGTACCTTTACGAAGTAAACAAAGTATTCCGTGTTTTGGATTCTTTAAAAGTGACCGCGCTCCTCATCACTCTTATTTCGCTATTGTCCTCTCTGGTACAGAACCTGTACGACAAACAGAGAATTCTCGGTTTGCTGAAATATCTAGGGGCCTCCTCCGCTCAACTCGCTTCCATACTGAGATCGGAAGCGATCTTCCTGACCGTATTCGGAGTATTATCCGGAATTCTCGTCTCCTTAATGATCTCTCCGATCATTCTGTATGTGATCAATCGTAACGCTTTTGGTTGGACCCTCACGTTTACGTTTCACTTCTGGATGCCGGCCCTCATCTTCTGCCTGGCCCCTCTTTTGGGATGGCTCGCTTCTTTTTACCCTTTACTCCTTTTAAGACGCCTGCATTTCAAACTGAGTCCGGAGTGA
- the pyrE gene encoding orotate phosphoribosyltransferase has protein sequence MREELFRLLQNHAYRFREEPFTLASGRKSRHYFNCKEITLHPERLELLCKYLVEKHIPDSGLSGKESYGGLTMGADPICYGISLEFRHQGRNVFPLIVRKQAKDHGTKNLVEGAVNAVKTCVVVDDVVTTGASTLQVVKSLRDAGLEVTACICIVDREEGGRDAIEAEGIRVFPIFKKSEFGHVE, from the coding sequence TTGAGAGAGGAATTATTTCGACTCCTACAAAATCACGCTTATAGATTCAGGGAAGAGCCTTTTACGCTGGCTAGCGGCAGAAAGTCGAGGCATTACTTCAATTGTAAGGAAATCACGCTTCACCCGGAACGGTTGGAGCTGCTCTGTAAGTATTTAGTGGAGAAACATATCCCCGATTCCGGTCTCTCCGGAAAGGAATCCTACGGCGGGCTGACCATGGGGGCCGATCCGATTTGCTACGGAATTTCTTTGGAATTCCGCCATCAGGGAAGGAACGTTTTTCCTCTGATCGTGAGAAAACAAGCCAAGGACCACGGAACGAAAAATCTGGTGGAAGGCGCGGTGAATGCCGTCAAAACCTGCGTCGTCGTGGACGACGTGGTAACTACGGGAGCTTCCACTTTGCAAGTGGTCAAAAGTTTGCGGGACGCGGGCCTGGAAGTTACGGCTTGCATCTGTATTGTGGACAGGGAAGAGGGCGGGAGAGACGCGATCGAAGCGGAAGGAATCCGGGTTTTTCCGATTTTTAAAAAATCCGAATTCGGTCATGTGGAGTAA
- a CDS encoding acyl-CoA desaturase yields the protein MEQTKKIAWKTSIFLILTPIVGIVGTAALILTRGIPTYTWMTFFFMVGATGLSITAGYHRLFSHRAYKAALPVRLFYLLFGAAAFQQSVIEWSSDHRIHHRYVDKDEDPYSITKGFWHAHIFWLFKDRSYREPTNVNDLWEDKLVKFQHDYYYPVAIFMGFLFPMLVCGLWGDWLGGLLVAGSLRIAVNHHFTFFINSLAHYKGAQPYSDKHTAKDNWFIALFTFGEGYHNYHHEFQADYRNGIRWHDYDPTKWMIDIFHVFGLAKDLKMIPEEQILRKKMIMDEKRLRKKLETQARTLNQGFEERLVSLRQLVQERQEKLLALKAEELEVDKKAVKDAKQDFKVALKTWQRFVSGDLAPA from the coding sequence ATGGAACAAACGAAAAAAATTGCATGGAAAACGAGCATCTTTCTGATTCTTACCCCGATCGTGGGTATTGTCGGAACGGCTGCTCTAATACTTACCCGAGGAATTCCCACTTATACTTGGATGACCTTCTTTTTTATGGTCGGAGCGACCGGTCTATCCATTACCGCAGGATATCACCGTCTTTTCTCGCATAGGGCATACAAAGCCGCTCTGCCTGTCCGACTTTTTTATCTTTTATTCGGCGCGGCAGCCTTCCAACAATCCGTGATCGAATGGAGTTCAGATCATAGAATCCATCACAGATATGTGGACAAGGATGAGGATCCGTATTCCATTACGAAAGGTTTCTGGCACGCGCACATTTTCTGGCTCTTCAAAGACAGAAGTTACCGCGAACCCACCAATGTGAACGATCTATGGGAAGATAAATTGGTGAAATTCCAACACGACTATTACTACCCGGTGGCTATTTTCATGGGCTTCCTCTTTCCGATGCTCGTCTGCGGTCTTTGGGGAGATTGGTTGGGTGGTCTTTTGGTCGCAGGGAGCCTAAGAATCGCCGTAAACCATCATTTTACGTTCTTCATCAATTCCTTGGCACATTATAAAGGTGCGCAACCTTATTCGGACAAGCATACCGCTAAGGACAATTGGTTCATCGCCTTATTCACATTTGGTGAAGGATATCATAACTACCACCACGAGTTTCAGGCCGATTATCGCAACGGAATCAGATGGCACGATTACGATCCGACCAAGTGGATGATCGACATATTCCACGTTTTCGGATTGGCAAAAGATCTGAAGATGATTCCTGAAGAGCAGATTCTCAGAAAAAAAATGATCATGGACGAAAAACGTCTGCGCAAGAAGCTCGAGACCCAAGCCAGGACCCTAAACCAGGGCTTCGAGGAAAGGTTGGTCTCTCTCAGACAATTGGTCCAAGAAAGGCAGGAGAAACTTCTAGCCCTGAAAGCCGAAGAACTCGAAGTAGACAAAAAAGCGGTAAAGGACGCAAAACAGGATTTCAAAGTCGCGTTAAAAACCTGGCAGAGATTCGTGTCCGGAGACCTCGCCCCCGCCTAA
- a CDS encoding transglutaminase family protein, producing MAEYSVRHLTHYTYEKPVSHCLNLAHLCPDSDDRQTCRELRITVEPKPKLTEFRRDYFGNTVYSFSVEDPHTVLSVLAEAKVRTSSPVQDFGNSPTGYEVLDRLRKPSSNSDLEAVEFLGDSPFVSRAEVYSEFLKRLIPMDRPFLESCLEYVRRFREEFKFKAGSTTIYTPLEEVLESREGVCQDFTHLSLAAFRSMGFPCRYVSGYIETYPPPGKPKLRGSDATHAWISVYCPGFGWQDFDPTNGKGITEEYIHTSIGRDFSDVSPLRGILFGGGKHKLKVEVDVIPLNEDSESLSKDR from the coding sequence ATGGCTGAGTATTCGGTGAGGCACCTGACTCATTATACCTACGAAAAACCGGTCTCCCATTGTCTGAATTTGGCGCACCTATGTCCCGATTCCGACGATAGGCAGACTTGCCGCGAACTTAGGATCACTGTAGAGCCCAAGCCTAAGTTGACGGAGTTTCGGAGGGACTACTTCGGAAATACGGTGTATTCCTTTTCCGTAGAGGATCCTCACACCGTATTGTCCGTTCTCGCGGAGGCCAAGGTTCGTACGTCTTCGCCCGTCCAGGATTTCGGAAATTCTCCCACCGGATACGAGGTTCTGGACCGGCTCCGGAAACCCTCCTCGAATTCCGATCTTGAAGCGGTGGAATTTCTGGGGGATTCCCCTTTCGTTTCCCGCGCGGAAGTATATTCTGAATTCTTAAAGCGTCTTATTCCTATGGACAGGCCGTTTTTGGAGTCCTGCCTGGAATATGTGAGGCGTTTCCGCGAGGAGTTCAAATTCAAGGCGGGGAGCACGACTATCTATACTCCGCTGGAGGAAGTGCTGGAAAGTAGAGAAGGGGTTTGCCAGGATTTTACCCATTTGTCCTTGGCGGCTTTTCGCTCGATGGGATTCCCCTGTCGCTACGTATCGGGATACATAGAAACGTATCCCCCGCCCGGTAAGCCTAAATTGCGGGGAAGCGACGCGACTCACGCTTGGATCTCCGTTTACTGCCCGGGGTTCGGATGGCAGGATTTCGATCCTACGAACGGCAAAGGGATCACGGAGGAATACATTCATACTTCGATCGGAAGGGATTTTTCCGACGTTTCCCCTTTACGAGGCATTTTATTCGGAGGGGGAAAACACAAATTGAAGGTGGAAGTGGACGTCATTCCGTTAAACGAAGACTCCGAATCGCTTTCGAAGGATCGCTGA
- a CDS encoding circularly permuted type 2 ATP-grasp protein, with translation MGQQASQNDGLLAGYSPLSGIFDEVCSRAGNPREKYDFLLRSFERLGPSELKRRKEDSLRILRENGVTYNVYGDERERIWSLDLFPLLMKSEEWDQVERGLIQRSELLDEILKDVYGPRKLLYERKIPPQLLFHSGGFLRACAPIYDSSTFRLAFVATDISRDGTGKFFVIGDRIQAPSGSGYALENRIVLSRVFPSVYRDSQVHRVALYFRSLRKTLYTLSPSKDRDPLIVLLTPGPGNETYFEHAYLAGYLGFVLAQAEDLTVRENKVFLKTVEGLQQVDVIFRRVDDWFMDPLELKGDSLLGVPGILGAVRAGTVLVANPVGSGFLENRALHAYLSTLCKFYLGEELIIPNVPTHWMGDPAALEEVFSEPEKFVLKPAVRNPFEPSVFLSLLSKSEREEWKKKLLARPERYVAQEILSGSTCPVFSASGEPILGKAVFRTFTCLSENGYTTMPGGLVRVAPKHDELIVTNQRGAVSKDLWILSSEEKKDVSLLPGQVEHIPLRRKGGGVPSRVADNMFWMGRYAERAENTARLVRECLNKLLESEESYERDQSSVLLGIISRVSHNNGGFGEFSSRESLEFVRDKIYETVASQYSSGSIRHDLDFFIRTTKAVRDRISDDTRHLISQIESESPRNNSYGEILEYLQKLIHLLASLSGLSSENMSRETGYYFLDLGKRLERSQFLSRIMLSLVDLTTLYNKGVFESLLNVNDIRITYRRRYKYRIDAQSVVDILLFDDTNPRSFAYQVSRIRENALMLPSSGGENPDEVRIFYELVARFKEEDAKRLFEYADPAGGLRRWSGDILELLKATSDSLAKKYFRYVENQFRLGGPYG, from the coding sequence ATGGGCCAGCAAGCTTCCCAAAACGACGGCCTCTTGGCGGGATATTCCCCTTTGTCGGGTATTTTCGACGAGGTCTGCTCTCGCGCGGGGAACCCGAGGGAGAAATACGATTTTCTGCTTCGCTCTTTCGAGCGTTTGGGACCGAGCGAGCTGAAGAGGAGAAAAGAGGACAGCCTCCGCATTCTAAGGGAAAACGGAGTCACCTACAACGTATACGGAGACGAGAGAGAGCGCATTTGGTCCTTGGACCTGTTTCCTCTCTTGATGAAAAGCGAAGAATGGGACCAAGTAGAGAGAGGTCTCATCCAGAGATCCGAATTGTTGGACGAAATCCTGAAGGACGTTTACGGCCCTCGAAAACTACTGTACGAGAGAAAAATCCCTCCGCAGTTGCTTTTCCATTCCGGCGGATTTCTCAGGGCTTGCGCCCCGATCTATGATTCCTCGACTTTTCGACTCGCCTTTGTAGCGACGGATATCAGCCGGGACGGTACGGGAAAATTCTTCGTGATCGGTGATCGGATCCAAGCTCCCTCCGGATCCGGATACGCCCTGGAAAATCGGATCGTTCTTTCCCGAGTATTCCCGTCGGTTTATCGGGATTCCCAGGTGCACAGAGTTGCTCTGTATTTCAGATCCTTAAGAAAAACATTATATACTCTTTCACCCTCCAAGGATAGAGATCCTTTGATCGTGTTGCTGACACCCGGTCCGGGAAACGAAACCTATTTCGAGCACGCTTACCTGGCCGGATATTTGGGGTTCGTGCTGGCTCAGGCGGAGGATCTAACGGTGCGGGAAAACAAAGTTTTCCTGAAAACCGTGGAAGGACTCCAGCAAGTGGACGTCATTTTCCGTCGTGTGGACGATTGGTTCATGGACCCGCTGGAACTGAAAGGGGATTCCCTTTTGGGCGTTCCCGGAATACTAGGCGCCGTGCGTGCGGGGACCGTGCTCGTCGCCAATCCTGTCGGTTCCGGTTTTCTGGAAAATCGCGCCCTCCATGCGTACCTTTCCACGCTTTGCAAATTTTATCTGGGAGAGGAACTGATCATTCCGAACGTTCCCACTCATTGGATGGGAGATCCTGCCGCGCTGGAAGAGGTATTTAGCGAACCGGAAAAATTCGTTCTCAAGCCGGCAGTCCGGAATCCTTTCGAGCCCTCCGTTTTTCTTTCCCTTCTTTCCAAGTCCGAGAGAGAAGAGTGGAAGAAGAAATTGCTCGCGAGACCAGAGCGTTACGTCGCGCAGGAAATATTGAGCGGTTCTACCTGTCCCGTTTTTTCCGCCTCGGGAGAGCCGATCTTGGGGAAGGCAGTGTTCCGTACTTTCACCTGCCTTTCCGAAAACGGGTATACCACCATGCCGGGCGGATTGGTTCGGGTCGCTCCGAAGCACGACGAACTGATCGTTACGAACCAAAGAGGTGCGGTTTCCAAGGATCTTTGGATCCTCTCTTCGGAAGAGAAAAAGGACGTAAGTCTTCTCCCCGGACAAGTGGAGCATATTCCCTTACGACGAAAAGGCGGGGGAGTTCCGAGTCGGGTTGCAGACAATATGTTCTGGATGGGACGTTATGCGGAACGGGCCGAAAATACGGCACGTCTCGTCCGAGAATGTCTGAACAAATTGCTGGAATCCGAGGAATCTTACGAGCGGGATCAATCCTCCGTGCTCCTCGGAATCATATCCCGGGTGTCCCATAATAACGGAGGGTTCGGCGAATTTTCCTCGAGGGAATCCTTGGAATTCGTGCGGGATAAAATCTACGAAACGGTCGCTTCCCAGTATTCCTCCGGAAGCATACGGCACGATTTGGATTTCTTCATCCGCACCACTAAGGCCGTTCGGGATCGGATTTCCGACGATACCAGACATTTGATCTCTCAGATCGAAAGCGAATCCCCTCGGAATAATTCCTACGGGGAAATACTGGAATATCTGCAAAAACTGATCCATCTGCTCGCTTCTTTGTCCGGACTCTCTTCCGAGAATATGAGCCGAGAGACGGGATATTATTTTCTGGATTTAGGAAAACGTTTGGAAAGATCCCAATTCCTTTCCAGAATCATGCTTTCTTTGGTGGATCTGACCACTCTTTACAATAAGGGAGTGTTCGAAAGTCTTCTGAACGTGAACGATATCCGCATCACATACAGGAGAAGATACAAGTACAGGATCGACGCGCAATCCGTGGTCGATATTCTTCTTTTCGACGATACGAATCCTCGTTCTTTCGCATACCAAGTCTCCAGAATCCGGGAGAACGCATTGATGTTGCCGAGCTCCGGCGGGGAAAACCCGGACGAGGTCCGGATTTTCTACGAACTCGTTGCCCGATTCAAAGAGGAGGACGCGAAACGGCTATTCGAATACGCGGATCCGGCGGGAGGTCTGCGGCGTTGGAGCGGGGATATATTGGAACTTTTGAAAGCGACTTCCGATTCTCTGGCCAAAAAATACTTCCGATATGTGGAAAATCAATTTCGCTTGGGAGGTCCGTATGGCTGA
- a CDS encoding TonB-dependent receptor family protein gives MEKRFSFWNILFLLCVIFFSLPLIGQPESNGGEAGTEKPKNGNGGEPKEADQPVSKEQETIEEKRRKFLESGQINVIGAKDDDMKKIPGSANVVGKKILKETNPIDSMEALRRVPGATIRYQDAVGLTPNIAFRGVSNEESRKTLILEDGVFTSLSPYGQPESYFIPQIDRMERVEVVKGSGSILFGPTTLGGIVNFVTRKPPEKPTLNLKLIGGTNGYASNLLQYGGTAQSTNTAYDVSYLHTQGNGFRDYQGFNVNDFNVKLMQKIGDKDTVFLKYQMYQQDSQATYLGLTEGLYWKNPRTNPARFDRKHVERQAAVIGHDHSFNDNWKLITRSYWTNVGFQFKQESYSYNSANDVGLPMPPTNNVFAVYAPSPVGNRPGDVIYMQNTTPNRHQFFRTGGLETKLEGKFTLLGFENEISVGARAHYETVNAAYNQFPYPTMDQGLTTQQQTRNAKAYATYVQDSIKLTERFKMIPGVRYEYISQGVYTHRKFATSTDVAYGLATSAGQNILVNQANETYTKVVLPGFGLTYDLTERFMWFAGAHTAFSPPSFSTILNPSLGLGYKLNAERSNNYETGFRGNITRYFYTQVSTYALFFSNQIVNTNEAGSSIGAVPINAGRSVNRGVESNFVFDFGKFADSRWEVPLEVAYSYTRAVSTTYVPVGTVQNSDGTVSVTNQSLVSVNSAGNTIRVNTNGNYLPYVPMHTFIGAIGFKSPRGFYARLEYQYFDKQYSDLQNTKNQSTDGSQGVVPSYGIWNADFGYEAPGGRWSVFINGKNLEDRVYISGRLPVGIQQGPYRQINIGATLKLD, from the coding sequence ATGGAGAAAAGATTCTCGTTTTGGAATATTCTTTTTTTATTATGCGTAATTTTTTTCTCCCTTCCCCTGATCGGACAACCGGAAAGTAACGGCGGCGAGGCCGGAACGGAGAAGCCCAAAAACGGAAACGGGGGCGAACCGAAGGAAGCGGATCAACCGGTTTCCAAAGAACAAGAAACGATCGAGGAAAAGAGACGCAAGTTTTTGGAAAGCGGCCAGATCAATGTGATCGGCGCCAAAGACGACGATATGAAAAAGATTCCCGGTTCGGCCAACGTCGTGGGGAAGAAGATCCTGAAGGAAACGAATCCGATCGACTCGATGGAGGCTTTGCGCCGAGTCCCGGGCGCCACGATCCGGTACCAGGATGCCGTGGGATTGACTCCCAACATCGCTTTCCGCGGGGTCAGCAACGAAGAGTCCAGAAAGACTCTGATTCTCGAGGACGGGGTCTTTACCTCCTTGAGTCCATACGGTCAACCGGAAAGTTATTTCATTCCACAGATAGACAGAATGGAGAGGGTCGAGGTCGTAAAAGGCTCCGGTTCCATTCTGTTCGGGCCTACCACTTTGGGAGGGATCGTGAACTTCGTGACGCGGAAACCTCCGGAAAAACCGACCTTGAATCTGAAGTTGATCGGAGGCACGAACGGTTACGCATCCAATCTTCTGCAATACGGGGGAACGGCCCAGAGTACGAACACCGCTTACGACGTTTCTTACCTGCATACCCAAGGAAACGGGTTCCGGGATTACCAGGGATTTAACGTAAACGACTTCAACGTAAAATTGATGCAGAAGATCGGGGACAAGGATACCGTTTTTCTAAAATACCAGATGTACCAGCAAGACTCTCAGGCGACCTATCTTGGGTTGACCGAAGGGCTGTACTGGAAAAATCCTAGGACGAACCCCGCCCGTTTCGACAGAAAGCATGTGGAAAGACAGGCCGCAGTGATCGGGCATGATCATTCCTTCAACGACAACTGGAAATTAATCACCCGTTCTTATTGGACCAACGTGGGCTTCCAGTTCAAACAGGAATCCTATTCTTATAACAGTGCGAACGACGTCGGATTGCCTATGCCTCCTACGAATAACGTGTTTGCGGTCTATGCTCCCTCTCCTGTAGGAAACCGTCCCGGAGACGTGATCTATATGCAGAACACAACTCCGAATCGCCACCAATTCTTCAGGACGGGAGGGTTGGAGACGAAGTTGGAGGGTAAGTTCACCTTGCTCGGATTCGAAAACGAGATCTCCGTCGGAGCTCGAGCGCATTACGAAACCGTCAATGCGGCGTACAACCAATTTCCGTATCCCACAATGGACCAGGGGTTGACGACGCAACAGCAGACTCGAAACGCGAAAGCGTACGCGACCTATGTGCAGGATTCCATCAAGTTGACGGAAAGATTCAAGATGATTCCGGGTGTTCGGTACGAATACATTTCCCAGGGAGTGTACACTCATCGTAAGTTCGCCACTTCGACCGACGTGGCCTACGGGCTCGCGACCTCGGCGGGTCAGAATATATTGGTCAACCAGGCGAACGAAACGTACACGAAGGTGGTGCTTCCCGGGTTCGGACTCACGTACGACCTTACGGAAAGATTCATGTGGTTCGCGGGAGCTCATACGGCCTTCTCTCCTCCGTCCTTTTCTACGATCCTGAATCCGTCCTTGGGATTGGGTTATAAGCTTAACGCGGAACGTTCCAATAATTACGAGACCGGGTTTCGGGGAAATATTACGAGGTACTTTTATACCCAGGTCAGTACTTACGCTTTGTTTTTTTCCAATCAGATCGTGAATACGAACGAGGCAGGATCCTCCATAGGCGCGGTTCCGATCAACGCGGGTAGGTCCGTTAACCGAGGCGTGGAAAGTAATTTCGTATTCGACTTCGGAAAGTTCGCGGACTCGCGTTGGGAAGTTCCCTTAGAGGTGGCTTATTCTTATACTAGAGCTGTTTCGACCACTTACGTTCCTGTGGGGACAGTTCAGAACTCGGACGGTACCGTCAGTGTGACTAATCAGTCTTTGGTCAGCGTCAATTCGGCCGGTAATACGATCCGGGTAAATACCAACGGAAATTACCTTCCGTACGTTCCTATGCATACTTTTATCGGAGCGATCGGTTTTAAGAGTCCCCGCGGATTCTATGCCAGATTGGAATACCAATATTTCGATAAACAATATTCGGATCTTCAGAATACGAAAAACCAAAGTACCGACGGAAGCCAAGGTGTGGTTCCCAGCTATGGTATTTGGAACGCGGACTTCGGTTACGAGGCTCCGGGCGGAAGGTGGTCCGTTTTTATCAACGGAAAGAACCTGGAAGACCGGGTCTATATCTCCGGGCGACTGCCTGTCGGAATCCAACAAGGGCCTTATCGTCAGATCAATATAGGTGCTACTCTGAAGTTGGACTAA